Within the Mumia flava genome, the region GAGATCTCGCGCGACACGAGGCGCTCCTCGGCGCCCTCGGCGAACGGGTGGAACCGCAGCTTGGACTTGCGACGGACGCGGTCGAGGAAGAGGTTCGTGGTGATGCGGTGGATCCAGCCCTCGAACGAGCCGGGCTGGAAGGAGTCGAGCGATCGGAAGACGCGGATGAAGACCTCCTGGGTGAGGTCCTCGGCGTCCTGCTGGTTTCCCGTGAGTCGGTACGCGAGACGGTAGACACGCGCGGAGTGCTGCTCCACGATGTCCTCCCACGACCCGACGGCCGGGTTGGTGACGGGCTGAGCCGTGCTCCCCATGTCTTCCCCTCCTGTCGTGGCCGGAAACCGATCGTCTCGTTCTTGCCTGAGACAACGATGAGACGGCGCTGGGCGTTCCCCATGACGCGACTGTGAGCCGGATCACA harbors:
- the sigE gene encoding RNA polymerase sigma factor SigE — its product is MGSTAQPVTNPAVGSWEDIVEQHSARVYRLAYRLTGNQQDAEDLTQEVFIRVFRSLDSFQPGSFEGWIHRITTNLFLDRVRRKSKLRFHPFAEGAEERLVSREISPERVWQDANLDADVEQALTALPEEFRVAVVLCDIEGLSYEEIADVLGVKIGTVRSRIHRGRKHLRAALEHRAPGGARTRFAGPMDPAVSTS